The following are encoded in a window of Deltaproteobacteria bacterium genomic DNA:
- a CDS encoding xanthine dehydrogenase family protein molybdopterin-binding subunit — translation MSEYLFVGKNIPRTIEVDKVTGRAVYIDDFKRPGMLYGKILYSTYAHARIKHIDTSKAEALPGVRAVITGRDIPDVRVGFLKDQVVLKKDKVRQFRDEVAAVAAVDPDVAEEALGLIKVEYEELPAVFDPVEAMKEDAPLIHEVDAGGRPVRTNILPLPWKFSHGDIEEGRRQSAYVVTDEVSTTWVNQCCMGTSGCIAEFDGNNNLTLYNQTNVIFGDKQRIIEYLSQIGLKGKKVRIVNPIVGGSFGTKLDTDIYEFICIQLALRTRKPVKILFTREEEFMALPPRQPARFTIEQGCDKEGRLTFRKVEAILDNGAYTSWGATTPSIMMKPVSSLYRVPNVSFKATCVYTNNIYAQAMRGYGNPQATYAVETSMDSLAEAAGIDPLEFRLINRNLSGEVTPMGLRITSCGLQECLTAVRDKLNWKEKRGKRNGRGVGVASLIHVAGGARVYKSDGHGMMIKVDEQGMVDVFESGTDQGQGSPTVIAQMVAEALGFRPEDINLTFGDTALALWDAGTHASRHTFMAGNAALLACAEVKRQILEMASEQMPKLIKAGFRRKKRRDPEFQEPELDYSLIMDPGNLDIRDRKVFLKSDPEHPYFTMDVDKILRAGLHVGTGQSKVVVGEAFYDPPTQMLDRELKGNLSCTYAFGTTGVEVEVDRETGEVKILNLVAAHDVGKAINPTLLKGQIYGAAYTGVGYGLCEEMILKNGRVMNGNFRDYKMLTAKDKIPVDAVIVETQDPDGPFGAKGVGEPGLVPTAPAIANAVYDAIGVRIRDLPITPEKILNALKGKKTAC, via the coding sequence ATGTCAGAGTATCTCTTTGTCGGGAAGAACATTCCAAGAACCATTGAAGTCGACAAGGTGACGGGCCGCGCCGTCTATATCGATGATTTCAAGCGCCCGGGCATGCTGTACGGCAAGATTCTGTACAGTACTTACGCCCATGCCAGGATCAAACACATTGATACATCGAAGGCGGAGGCGCTTCCGGGCGTGCGTGCGGTTATTACGGGCCGGGACATCCCGGACGTGAGGGTAGGCTTTCTCAAGGACCAGGTGGTCCTGAAAAAGGACAAGGTCCGCCAGTTCCGGGACGAGGTGGCGGCGGTGGCCGCAGTGGACCCCGATGTGGCCGAGGAGGCCTTGGGCCTCATCAAGGTGGAATACGAGGAACTGCCTGCGGTTTTCGACCCCGTCGAGGCCATGAAGGAGGACGCCCCTCTCATCCACGAGGTGGACGCAGGAGGAAGGCCCGTTCGAACCAATATCCTGCCCCTTCCCTGGAAGTTTTCCCACGGGGACATCGAGGAGGGCCGGAGGCAATCTGCCTATGTGGTCACGGACGAGGTCAGCACCACCTGGGTGAACCAGTGTTGTATGGGTACGAGCGGCTGCATCGCGGAGTTTGACGGGAACAATAACCTGACCCTCTACAACCAGACCAACGTCATCTTCGGGGACAAGCAACGCATCATCGAGTATCTTTCCCAGATCGGGCTCAAGGGGAAGAAGGTACGGATCGTCAACCCCATTGTGGGTGGGAGTTTCGGGACCAAGCTGGACACGGATATCTATGAATTCATCTGTATCCAGCTTGCCCTGAGGACCCGCAAACCCGTCAAGATCCTTTTCACCCGGGAAGAGGAATTTATGGCCCTTCCGCCGCGTCAACCCGCCCGGTTCACCATAGAGCAAGGATGCGACAAGGAGGGACGGCTCACCTTCAGGAAAGTGGAGGCGATCCTCGACAACGGTGCCTATACGTCCTGGGGCGCTACGACCCCCTCCATCATGATGAAGCCCGTTTCATCCCTCTACCGCGTTCCCAACGTGAGTTTCAAGGCCACCTGTGTTTACACCAACAACATCTATGCCCAGGCCATGCGGGGCTACGGGAATCCCCAGGCCACTTATGCCGTGGAGACCTCCATGGACAGCCTTGCGGAGGCGGCGGGGATCGATCCGTTGGAATTCAGGCTCATCAACCGGAACCTTTCCGGGGAAGTCACCCCCATGGGTCTGCGGATCACCTCCTGTGGCCTGCAAGAGTGCCTCACCGCGGTCAGGGATAAACTGAACTGGAAGGAGAAGCGGGGCAAGCGCAACGGCCGGGGCGTGGGTGTGGCCTCCCTGATCCACGTGGCCGGGGGGGCACGGGTCTACAAGTCCGACGGCCATGGCATGATGATCAAGGTGGATGAACAGGGTATGGTGGATGTATTCGAGAGTGGAACGGACCAGGGGCAGGGGTCCCCCACCGTCATCGCCCAGATGGTGGCCGAAGCCCTGGGGTTCAGGCCCGAGGACATCAACCTAACCTTTGGGGACACTGCTCTCGCCCTGTGGGACGCGGGAACCCACGCAAGCCGGCATACCTTCATGGCCGGAAACGCGGCCCTCCTGGCCTGCGCCGAGGTCAAGCGGCAGATCCTGGAAATGGCCTCCGAGCAGATGCCCAAACTCATCAAGGCCGGTTTCAGGCGAAAGAAGCGGAGGGACCCCGAATTCCAGGAACCGGAACTGGACTACAGCCTGATCATGGATCCCGGGAACCTGGATATCCGGGACCGGAAGGTCTTTCTCAAGAGTGATCCTGAGCATCCCTATTTCACCATGGATGTGGACAAGATCCTGCGGGCCGGCCTTCATGTGGGGACCGGGCAGAGTAAGGTGGTGGTGGGAGAGGCCTTCTACGATCCACCTACGCAAATGCTCGACCGGGAACTCAAGGGAAACCTCTCCTGTACCTATGCCTTCGGTACCACCGGGGTGGAGGTGGAGGTGGACCGGGAGACGGGCGAGGTCAAGATCCTCAATCTCGTCGCAGCCCACGACGTGGGGAAGGCCATCAACCCGACCCTCCTGAAGGGGCAGATCTATGGGGCGGCATACACGGGGGTGGGGTACGGCCTCTGTGAAGAGATGATCCTCAAGAACGGTCGCGTCATGAACGGCAATTTCCGTGATTACAAGATGCTCACCGCGAAGGACAAGATCCCTGTGGATGCAGTGATCGTGGAAACCCAGGACCCTGATGGCCCCTTCGGCGCCAAGGGGGTGGGAGAGCCGGGGTTGGTTCCCACCGCACCCGCCATCGCCAACGCGGTCTATGACGCCATCGGCGTTCGTATCCGGGACTTGCCCATCACCCCGGAAAAAATTCTCAATGCCTTGAAGGGGAAAAAAACGGCCTGTTAG
- a CDS encoding hydantoinase/oxoprolinase family protein, translating to MSEKYYRLGCDIGGTFTDFVLLNDRTGELTINKCLTTPQDPSDAVEQGIRELQEKVPGFVERLDEVIHGTTLVINAIIERKGARTGLITTRGFRDVLELGREIRYAPYDIFAEFPEPLIPRRFRLEVDERIRSDGKVLKALDPEEARGVVRRLLDMGVDSIAVCLINSFENPAHEFLLKDIIVEEAPGLSVSISYEVLPQIREYERTSTTVTNAYVKPLTGRYLSKLAGRLEAIGSKGKLFIMLSSGGITSVETAARFPVRIIESGPTAAVISGQYYGKLFNIPEMFCFDMGGTTAKSCLIQGGVAGVVPTFEVGRVQRFMKGSGLTIQVPVVDLMEIGAGGGSIAKVSRLGTLQVGPESSGADPGPICYGRGGKDPCVTDADLLLGYLDEKYFLGGEMTLDKEAAARGVKERIAEPLGVSFLQAVWGIHDLINETMAAAAKTHIAEKGGNPKIVTVSAFGGAGPVHAYGLAKKLGAPRILVPPNAGVGSALGFFTAPRAFDLVRSHKVSLMEADFGEIEKIFREMEEEGVRTLRKAGTGEEVSFRRSVDVRFIGQGSETNIPVPERDFREVDRNEIRRRFDEMYEKLYGRTYPESPVEFITFKVRASLPERLLKLPKMGEVGQRDIQQAVKGRRPAYSGLAGDFIPYTVYDRYKLFPGASFKGPAIIEERESTVIVGEDATVSVDEYGFLWIDLPLARAEEQCPAPLDEA from the coding sequence ATGTCTGAGAAGTACTACCGGTTGGGTTGTGATATCGGGGGTACCTTTACGGATTTCGTCTTGCTCAACGACCGGACGGGCGAACTGACGATCAACAAGTGCCTTACTACCCCTCAGGACCCCTCCGATGCCGTGGAACAGGGGATCCGGGAGCTTCAGGAAAAGGTCCCCGGATTCGTGGAAAGGCTGGATGAGGTCATCCATGGAACCACCCTTGTGATCAACGCCATCATCGAGAGGAAAGGAGCCCGGACCGGGCTCATCACCACCAGGGGATTCAGGGACGTTCTGGAACTGGGCCGCGAGATACGCTATGCCCCTTACGACATCTTCGCCGAGTTCCCTGAGCCCTTGATCCCCAGGCGATTCCGCCTGGAAGTCGACGAGAGGATCCGGAGCGACGGGAAGGTCCTCAAGGCCCTTGACCCCGAGGAGGCCAGGGGCGTCGTAAGGCGCTTACTCGATATGGGGGTGGATTCCATCGCCGTTTGCCTGATCAATTCTTTTGAAAATCCCGCCCACGAATTCCTCCTGAAGGATATTATCGTCGAGGAGGCCCCGGGGCTTTCCGTTTCCATTTCCTACGAGGTGCTTCCCCAGATCCGGGAATACGAACGTACCAGCACCACCGTGACCAATGCCTACGTGAAACCCCTTACCGGCCGGTACCTGTCCAAGCTCGCCGGCAGGCTTGAGGCCATCGGCTCCAAGGGAAAGCTCTTCATCATGCTCTCGAGCGGCGGAATCACCTCCGTGGAGACCGCCGCGCGATTCCCGGTCCGGATCATAGAGTCCGGACCCACGGCCGCGGTCATTTCCGGACAATATTACGGAAAGCTTTTCAACATCCCGGAGATGTTCTGTTTCGATATGGGAGGGACCACGGCCAAGTCCTGCCTGATCCAGGGGGGAGTGGCCGGAGTGGTTCCCACCTTCGAGGTGGGCCGGGTCCAGCGATTCATGAAGGGAAGCGGTCTCACCATCCAGGTTCCCGTGGTGGACCTGATGGAGATCGGGGCCGGGGGCGGAAGCATCGCCAAAGTAAGCCGCCTTGGGACACTCCAGGTGGGACCGGAGAGTTCCGGCGCGGATCCCGGTCCCATCTGTTACGGCAGGGGCGGGAAAGACCCTTGTGTAACGGATGCGGACCTTCTGTTGGGGTATCTGGACGAAAAATATTTCCTGGGTGGAGAGATGACCCTGGACAAGGAAGCGGCGGCCCGGGGGGTGAAGGAAAGGATCGCGGAGCCCCTGGGGGTATCCTTCCTCCAGGCAGTTTGGGGAATCCACGACCTGATCAATGAAACCATGGCCGCGGCCGCCAAGACCCACATTGCAGAAAAAGGGGGGAATCCCAAGATCGTCACTGTTTCGGCCTTCGGGGGAGCGGGCCCGGTCCATGCCTATGGCCTGGCAAAAAAACTGGGTGCCCCCCGCATCCTGGTCCCTCCCAACGCGGGTGTGGGGTCGGCCCTGGGCTTTTTCACGGCACCCAGGGCCTTCGATCTGGTAAGGAGTCACAAGGTGTCCCTCATGGAGGCTGATTTCGGAGAGATCGAGAAGATTTTCCGGGAGATGGAAGAGGAAGGGGTTCGGACCCTCCGGAAAGCCGGAACAGGGGAAGAAGTGTCCTTCAGAAGATCCGTGGACGTGCGCTTCATCGGCCAGGGATCCGAGACCAACATTCCCGTCCCCGAAAGGGATTTCAGAGAGGTTGATCGTAACGAGATCCGTCGCCGGTTCGACGAGATGTACGAGAAACTTTACGGCAGGACCTACCCCGAAAGTCCCGTGGAATTCATAACCTTCAAGGTGCGGGCCAGCCTTCCCGAGCGGCTCCTGAAACTCCCTAAGATGGGGGAGGTAGGGCAAAGGGACATCCAACAGGCCGTCAAAGGGCGGCGGCCGGCCTATTCGGGGTTGGCCGGGGATTTCATCCCCTATACGGTCTACGACCGGTACAAATTGTTTCCGGGTGCATCCTTCAAGGGCCCGGCCATCATCGAAGAGAGGGAATCCACGGTCATTGTGGGTGAAGATGCCACGGTCTCGGTGGATGAGTACGGGTTCCTCTGGATCGATTTGCCGCTGGCCCGGGCCGAGGAGCAATG